A genome region from Gadus chalcogrammus isolate NIFS_2021 chromosome 5, NIFS_Gcha_1.0, whole genome shotgun sequence includes the following:
- the LOC130382333 gene encoding probable histone deacetylase 1-B → MIGSYDVQQSIISSAFTRLFFAHTVCKAIKKTKMALSSSSKKKVCYYYDGDVGNYYYGQGHPMKPHRIRMTHNLLLNYGLYRKMEIYRPHKANGEEMTKYHSDDYIKFLRSIRPDNMSEYSKQMQRFNVGEDCPVFDGLFEFCQLSTGGSVAGAVKLNKQQTDIAINWAGGLHHAKKSEASGFCYVNDIVLAILELLKYHQRVLYIDIDIHHGDGVEEAFYTTDRVMTVSFHKYGEYFPGTGDLRDIGAGKGKYYAVNYPLRDGIDDESYEAIFKPIMAKVMEMYQPSAVVLQCGADSLSGDRLGCFNLTIKGHAKCVEYMKSFNLPLLMLGGGGYTIRNVARCWTYETAVALDSPIPNELPYNDYFEYFGPDFKLHISPSNMTNQNTNDYLEKIKQRLFENLRMLPHAPGVQMQAIPEDAVQEDSGDEEEDDPNKRISIRAHDKRIACEEEFSDSEDEGEGGRRNAASFKKAKRTKTEGEKEAEEKDKKEVKEEEKQPEEEKMDTSKPKEESKTP, encoded by the exons ATGATTGGCTCTTACGACGTGCAACAAAGTATCATCTCTAGCGCTTTTACAAGGCTTTTTTTTGCACACACGGTTTGCAAAGCCATCAAAAAGACTAAAATGGCGCTGAGTTCAAGCTCCAAGAAAAAAGTTTGCTACTATTATGATG GTGATGTCGGGAATTACTACTATGGCCAGGGACATCCAATGAAGCCCCACCGCATCCGCATGACCCACAACCTGTTGCTGAACTATGGCCTCTACAGAAAGATGGAGATATAT cGTCCTCACAAAGCCAATGGTGAGGAGATGACCAAGTATCACAGCGATGACTACATTAAGTTTTTACGATCCATCCGGCCAGACAACATGTCTGAGTACAGCAAACAGATGCAGAGAT TTAATGTGGGGGAGGACTGTCCAGTATTTGACGGACTGTTTGAGTTCTGCCAGCTGTCCACGGGAGGCTCTGTTG CGGGTGCTGTGAAGCTGAACAAGCAGCAGACGGACATAGCCATCAACTGGGCTGGGGGCTTGCATCACGCCAAGAAGTCCGAAGCCTCGGGTTTCTGCTACGTCAACGACATCGTCCTGGCTATCCTCGAGTTACTGAA ATACCACCAGAGGGTTCTCTACATCGACATCGATATCCACCACGGTGACGGCGTGGAGGAGGCCTTCTACACCACGGACCGCGTCATGACCGTGTCCTTCCACAAGTACGGGGAGTACTTCCCTGGCACCGGAGACTTGAGG GACATTGGTGCAGGGAAGGGAAAATATTATGCAGTGAATTACCCACTGCGGGACGGGATCGACGACGAATCGTACGAAGCCATCTTTAAGCCG ATCATGGCCAAGGTGATGGAGATGTACCAACCTTCTGCTGTGGTGCTCCAGTGTGGAGCAGATTCTTTGTCTGGAGATCGGCTTGGCTGCTTTAACCTCACCATCAAAG GCCATGCCAAGTGTGTGGAGTACATGAAGAGCTTCAATCTGCCCCTGCTGATGCTGGGCGGCGGGGGCTACACCATCCGCAACGTGGCCCGCTGCTGGACCTACGAGACGGCCGTGGCCCTGGACAGCCCCATCCCCAACG AGCTGCCGTACAACGACTACTTTGAGTACTTCGGGCCAGACTTCAAGCTGCACATCAGCCCGTCCAACATGACCAACCAGAACACCAACGACTACCTGGAGAAGATCAA GCAGCGTCTGTTTGAGAACCTGCGCATGCTGCCCCACGCGCCCGGCGTGCAGATGCAGGCCATCCCGGAGGACGCCGTGCAGGAGGACAGcggcgacgaggaggaggacgacccCAACAAGCGCATCTCCA TTCGGGCCCATGACAAGCGGATAGCATGCGAGGAAGAGTTCTCCGACTCGGAAGACGAAGGCGAGGGGGGCCGGCGGAACGCGGCCAGCTTCAAGAAGGCCAAGCGCACAAAGACGGAGGGCGAGAAGGAGGCCGAGGAGAAGGACAAGAAAG AAGTGAAGGAAGAAGAGAAGCAGCCCGAAGAGGAGAAAATGGACACGTCGAA GCCGAAAGAAGAGTCCAAGACGCCCTGA